A single window of Scomber scombrus chromosome 12, fScoSco1.1, whole genome shotgun sequence DNA harbors:
- the LOC133991674 gene encoding serine/threonine-protein kinase ICK-like isoform X2, with protein MNRYTTIRQLGDGTYGSVILGRSLESGELVAIKKMKRKFYSWEECMNLREVKSLKKLNHANVIKLKEVIRENDHLYFIFEYMKENLYQLMKDRTRLFPESAVRNIMFQILQGMAFIHKHGFFHRDMKPENLLCMGPELVKIADFGLAREIRSRPPYTDYVSTRWYRAPEVLLRSTSYSSPIDQWAVGCIMAELYTLRPLFPGSSEVDTIFKICQVLGTPKKNDWPEGYQLASAMNFRWPQCVPSNLKTLIPNASPEAIHLMTDLLQWDPKKRPASAQALRYSYFHVGQALGTPQQILEQGRPQPGLVPLQAPLQSQQTLQQQQPQPQPLLLKPIPPSQPPPPNQHCSPSRPLQQIQPSPITAAAQAAAYQRHTELMREQQPKHILKQEQSEGMPQSHLPYIVDKSLQSKTRQESENANLLSYQMKPKGGRRRWGHGTGHLKGEDWDDYEETDLTSISILGKSNFSTEKSRQGEDALSRYGNVLDFSRPNPKEDAPLNLNKSSAYQEPSRTASAKQHYLRQSRYLPGISTKKNVAINASKDFSGSHLWGNSSIPFGGTLPSRGAHGTNTIPGGYMPSFYEKDLGSGGHRGHQGPSVESTASNYATWRSGRSHMSTSVNMPLANKSTPGLLPRPPVQAIHGRTDWSAKYGHR; from the exons ATGAATAGATACACTACGATCAGACAGCTCGGGGATGGCACCTACGGCTCCGTCATCCTTGGCCGCAGTCTGGAATCAGGGGAACTAGTTGCCATAAAGAA AATGAAAAGAAAGTTTTACTCCTGGGAAGAATGCATGAATCTCCGTGAAGTCAAG TCCTTAAAGAAACTCAACCATGCTAACGTGATCAAACTTAAGGAGGTCATTCGAGAAAATGACCACTTGTACTTCATATTTGAGTACATGAAGGAAAATTTGTATCAGCTAATGAAAGACAG GACTCGGTTGTTTCCTGAATCTGCTGTAAGAAATATAATGTTTCAGATCCTGCAGGGGATGGCATTCATTCATAAACATG GGTTTTTCCATAGAGATATGAAACCTGAGAATCTTCTGTGCATGGGCCCCGAGCTGGTGAAAATCGCTGACTTTGGGCTCGCCCGTGAGATCAGATCTCGACCACCGTACACAGACTACGTCTCGACTAGATG GTACAGAGCCCCCgaggtgctgctcagatccacaTCCTACAGTTCACCCATAGACCAGTGGGCAGTTGGCTGCATCATGGCGGAGCTTTACACCCTCAGGCCTCTGTTCCCAGGCTCTAGTGAAGTGGACACCATATTCAAGATTTGCCAAGTCTTGGGGACACCAAAGAAG AATGATTGGCCAGAGGGATACCAGCTGGCCAGTGCGATGAACTTCCGCTGGCCTCAGTGTGTTCCCAGTAATCTGAAGACACTGATCCCGAACGCCAGCCCTGAAGCCATCCATCTGATGACAGACCTGCTCCAGTGGGATCCCAAGAAGAGACCAGCTTCTGCCCAG gCTCTCAGGTACTCTTACTTCCACGTGGGCCAGGCTTTGGGCACTCCTCAGCAGATCCTGGAGCAGGGCAGACCTCAGCCTGGTCTTGTGCCACTGCAGGCACCACTACAGTCACAAcagacactgcagcagcagcaaccgcAACCGCAACCCCTGCTGCTTAAGCCCATACCCCCCTCCCAGCCTCCACCTCCCAATCAACACTGCTCCCCCTCAAGGCCTCTGCAGCAGATCCAGCCCTCTCCTATAACAGCAGCAGCCCAGGCGGCAGCGTACCAGCGGCACACAGAGCTGATGCGAGAGCAGCAGCCAAAGCACATCCTGAAGCAGGAACAGAGTGAAGGAATGCCACAGAGCCATCTTCCTTATATTGTTGACAAGAGCCTCCAAAGCAAG ACAAGGCAGGAGTCAGAGAATGCAAACCTACTGAGCTATCAGATGAAACCAAAGGGAGGGCGTCGGCGTTGGGGTCATGGCACAGGACACCTTAAGGGTGAAGACTGGGACGACTATGAAGAAACTGATCTGACGTCAATAAGTATTCTTGGAAAAAGTAACTTCTCCACAGAGAAGTCGAGGCAGGGAGAGGACGCACTGAGCAG ATATGGAAATGTTCTGGATTTCAGTCGTCCTAACCCAAAGGAAGACGCACCTTTAAACCTAAACAAGTCTTCAGCCTACCAGGAGCCATCAAGGACCGCCTCTGCCAAACAACATTATTTGAGGCAGTCAAGATATTTACCTG GCATCAGCACAAAGAAGAACGTTGCCATCAATGCAAGTAAAGACTTCAGTGGGAGCCATCTTTGGGGCAACAGTAGTATCCCGTTTGGAGGGACTCTACCCAGCCGAGGCGCTCACG GTACAAACACAATCCCTGGTGGATACATGCCATCCTTTTACGAAAAGGACCTGGGCTCTGGTGGTCATAGAGGGCATCAGGGTCCTTCAGTGGAATCAACAGCATCAA attatgcAACATGGCGGTCTGGCCGGAGTCACATGAGCACTTCTGTCAACATGCCATTGGCCAACAAGAGCACCCCTGGTCTGCTGCCACGCCCGCCAGTACAGGCCATCCACGGGAGAACAGACTGGTCTGCCAAATATGGACACCGCTAG
- the LOC133991674 gene encoding serine/threonine-protein kinase ICK-like isoform X1, producing MNRYTTIRQLGDGTYGSVILGRSLESGELVAIKKMKRKFYSWEECMNLREVKSLKKLNHANVIKLKEVIRENDHLYFIFEYMKENLYQLMKDRTRLFPESAVRNIMFQILQGMAFIHKHGFFHRDMKPENLLCMGPELVKIADFGLAREIRSRPPYTDYVSTRWYRAPEVLLRSTSYSSPIDQWAVGCIMAELYTLRPLFPGSSEVDTIFKICQVLGTPKKNDWPEGYQLASAMNFRWPQCVPSNLKTLIPNASPEAIHLMTDLLQWDPKKRPASAQALRYSYFHVGQALGTPQQILEQGRPQPGLVPLQAPLQSQQTLQQQQPQPQPLLLKPIPPSQPPPPNQHCSPSRPLQQIQPSPITAAAQAAAYQRHTELMREQQPKHILKQEQSEGMPQSHLPYIVDKSLQSKQTRQESENANLLSYQMKPKGGRRRWGHGTGHLKGEDWDDYEETDLTSISILGKSNFSTEKSRQGEDALSRYGNVLDFSRPNPKEDAPLNLNKSSAYQEPSRTASAKQHYLRQSRYLPGISTKKNVAINASKDFSGSHLWGNSSIPFGGTLPSRGAHGTNTIPGGYMPSFYEKDLGSGGHRGHQGPSVESTASNYATWRSGRSHMSTSVNMPLANKSTPGLLPRPPVQAIHGRTDWSAKYGHR from the exons ATGAATAGATACACTACGATCAGACAGCTCGGGGATGGCACCTACGGCTCCGTCATCCTTGGCCGCAGTCTGGAATCAGGGGAACTAGTTGCCATAAAGAA AATGAAAAGAAAGTTTTACTCCTGGGAAGAATGCATGAATCTCCGTGAAGTCAAG TCCTTAAAGAAACTCAACCATGCTAACGTGATCAAACTTAAGGAGGTCATTCGAGAAAATGACCACTTGTACTTCATATTTGAGTACATGAAGGAAAATTTGTATCAGCTAATGAAAGACAG GACTCGGTTGTTTCCTGAATCTGCTGTAAGAAATATAATGTTTCAGATCCTGCAGGGGATGGCATTCATTCATAAACATG GGTTTTTCCATAGAGATATGAAACCTGAGAATCTTCTGTGCATGGGCCCCGAGCTGGTGAAAATCGCTGACTTTGGGCTCGCCCGTGAGATCAGATCTCGACCACCGTACACAGACTACGTCTCGACTAGATG GTACAGAGCCCCCgaggtgctgctcagatccacaTCCTACAGTTCACCCATAGACCAGTGGGCAGTTGGCTGCATCATGGCGGAGCTTTACACCCTCAGGCCTCTGTTCCCAGGCTCTAGTGAAGTGGACACCATATTCAAGATTTGCCAAGTCTTGGGGACACCAAAGAAG AATGATTGGCCAGAGGGATACCAGCTGGCCAGTGCGATGAACTTCCGCTGGCCTCAGTGTGTTCCCAGTAATCTGAAGACACTGATCCCGAACGCCAGCCCTGAAGCCATCCATCTGATGACAGACCTGCTCCAGTGGGATCCCAAGAAGAGACCAGCTTCTGCCCAG gCTCTCAGGTACTCTTACTTCCACGTGGGCCAGGCTTTGGGCACTCCTCAGCAGATCCTGGAGCAGGGCAGACCTCAGCCTGGTCTTGTGCCACTGCAGGCACCACTACAGTCACAAcagacactgcagcagcagcaaccgcAACCGCAACCCCTGCTGCTTAAGCCCATACCCCCCTCCCAGCCTCCACCTCCCAATCAACACTGCTCCCCCTCAAGGCCTCTGCAGCAGATCCAGCCCTCTCCTATAACAGCAGCAGCCCAGGCGGCAGCGTACCAGCGGCACACAGAGCTGATGCGAGAGCAGCAGCCAAAGCACATCCTGAAGCAGGAACAGAGTGAAGGAATGCCACAGAGCCATCTTCCTTATATTGTTGACAAGAGCCTCCAAAGCAAG CAGACAAGGCAGGAGTCAGAGAATGCAAACCTACTGAGCTATCAGATGAAACCAAAGGGAGGGCGTCGGCGTTGGGGTCATGGCACAGGACACCTTAAGGGTGAAGACTGGGACGACTATGAAGAAACTGATCTGACGTCAATAAGTATTCTTGGAAAAAGTAACTTCTCCACAGAGAAGTCGAGGCAGGGAGAGGACGCACTGAGCAG ATATGGAAATGTTCTGGATTTCAGTCGTCCTAACCCAAAGGAAGACGCACCTTTAAACCTAAACAAGTCTTCAGCCTACCAGGAGCCATCAAGGACCGCCTCTGCCAAACAACATTATTTGAGGCAGTCAAGATATTTACCTG GCATCAGCACAAAGAAGAACGTTGCCATCAATGCAAGTAAAGACTTCAGTGGGAGCCATCTTTGGGGCAACAGTAGTATCCCGTTTGGAGGGACTCTACCCAGCCGAGGCGCTCACG GTACAAACACAATCCCTGGTGGATACATGCCATCCTTTTACGAAAAGGACCTGGGCTCTGGTGGTCATAGAGGGCATCAGGGTCCTTCAGTGGAATCAACAGCATCAA attatgcAACATGGCGGTCTGGCCGGAGTCACATGAGCACTTCTGTCAACATGCCATTGGCCAACAAGAGCACCCCTGGTCTGCTGCCACGCCCGCCAGTACAGGCCATCCACGGGAGAACAGACTGGTCTGCCAAATATGGACACCGCTAG
- the fbxo9 gene encoding F-box only protein 9: MAEENADNGGMIEEEDEGSDDPNPQLELSAFRAQWMSELKPSSEAGSASNQLLRGKGRQSTQEIARQEKATELFFRAVHEEQNGAGYEAIKFYRMAMQLVPDIEFKVNYSRPDADQVEGNYREENDVDGEIEDLVVYFEHQLTLENSFPKICTPEMERSQMHISALPREILMYIFRWVVSSDLDMRALEQLSLVCRGFYMCARDPEIWRLACLRVWGRSCTKPVPFISWREMFLQRPRVRFDGVYISKTSYMRQGEESLDGFYRAWHHVEYYRYLRFFPDGSVIMLTTPEDPLAVVPRLRTRNTRMDSVMFGHFRLSQETDNQTKVFAVVCKKKEEKAAEIQRNRFCRRNPAPEAEHTFHVGLNLTSGGRQSFTKLVWNHHSCHITYKLSGETVITTFDLDRMYAPFFFARVKSYTAFSEQPL; encoded by the exons ATG GCTGAAGAAAATGCAGATAATGGAGGCATGattgaggaggaggatgagggttCAGATGACCCAAACCCTCAG CTGGAGCTCAGCGCGTTCAGAGCTCAGTGGATGTCCGAACTCAAACCGAGCTCTGAAGCAGGCAGTGCGAGTAACCAGCTGCTGCGAGGGAAGGGTCGGCAGAGTACGCAGGAAATCGCTCGTCAGGAAAAA GCCACAGAGCTGTTCTTCAGAGCTGTTCATGAAGAGCAGAATGGAGCTGGATATGAAG CTATCAAGTTCTACCGCATGGCTATGCAGCTTGTGCCTGACATCGAGTTTAAAGTCAACTACAGCCGTCCAGACGCGGATCAAGTTGAAGGAAACTA CAGGGAGGAGAATGATGTTGATGGTGAAATTGAGGATCTAGTTGTCTACTTTGAGCATCAGCTCACTCTGGAAAACTCCTTTCCAAAGATCTGCACTCCTGAGATGGAAAGGAGTCAGATGCACATTTCAg CCTTGCCACGGGAAATCCTGATGTACATATTTCGTTGGGTTGTGTCGAGTGATCTGGACATGCGAGCCCTGGAGCAGCTCTCTTTGGTTTGCCGTGGATTTTACATGTGTGCAAG GGATCCTGAGATTTGGCGGTTAGCCTGTTTAAGAGTGTGGGGACGGAGCTGCACCAAACCTGTACCCTTCATATCCTGGAGAGAGATGTTTCTGCAGAGGCCTCGTGTCCGTTTTGATG GTGTCTATATCAGCAAGACATCATACATGCGTCAAGGAGAGGAATCCCTGGATGGATTTTACAGGGCTTGGCATCACGTTGAGTACTACAG GTACCTCCGGTTCTTCCCTGATGGCAGCGTCATTATGCTGACCACCCCTGAGGACCCTCTGGCTGTCGTTCCTCGCTTGCGTACTAGGAACACCAG AATGGATTCTGTCATGTTCGGTCATTTCCGTCTGTCACAAGAGACAGACAATCAAACCAAAGTTTTTGCTGTTGTCTgcaagaagaaggaggag AAAGCGGCCGAAATTCAAAGGAATCGGTTCTGCAGGCGGAACCCAGCTCCCGAGGCTGAGCACACCTTCCACGTGGGACTGAATCTCACCTCTGGGGGGCGTCAGAGTTTCACTAAGCTGGTGTGGAACCACCACTCCTGCCACATCACTTACAA GCTGTCTGGAGAAACAGTCATCACTACTTTTGACCTGGACAGGATGTACGCACCTTTCTTCTTTGCACGTGTGAAGAGTTACACGGCTTTCTCCGAGCAGCCACTCTAA